Proteins from a genomic interval of Crassostrea angulata isolate pt1a10 chromosome 7, ASM2561291v2, whole genome shotgun sequence:
- the LOC128156306 gene encoding uncharacterized protein LOC128156306 — translation MEYFNEMENEDDEDEIEGDNFDLNFSHLEPTNGETKPELDSGRQLVEWLERRLEYIEPFAPNDAVHFYFKRTWSREKFVATVDTLEEMENEDDEEVLETEVSHQNVSQLLIEPTNEETKPEFDSGRQLMEWLGKRLEYIEPFAPNDAVHFYFKRRWSREKFVASLDAVEERETVEETNEEVHVTPHIEPYPSSTEDEEDINVYISLMSRPMALDGFKLEEKTQEHVQEKHLPGKVIEHVVMETSIKNEIFAAYPQMEPLTKESNSGEERKIKKQQKKRQSFLRRLFGR, via the exons ATGGAATATTTTAAT GAAATGGAAAACGAAGACGATGAAGATGAAATTGAGGGAGATAATTTTGATCTGAACTTCAGTCATCTCGAACCGACGAATGGAGAAACCAAGCCAGAGTTAGATTCCGGAAGACAGCTGGTGGAATGGTTGGAGAGGAGACTAGAATATATAGAG CCATTTGCACCAAATGATGCTGTCCACTTCTATTTCAAACGAACATGGAGCCGTGAGAAATTTGTTGCTACTGTCGATACGTTGGAG GAAATGGAAAACGAAGACGATGAAGAAGTACTTGAGACAGAAGTTTCTCATCAAAACGTAAGTCAACTACTCATCGAACCGACGAACGAAGAAACCAAGCCAGAATTTGATTCCGGAAGACAACTGATGGAATGGTTGGGGAAGAGACTAGAATATATAGAG cCATTTGCACCAAACGATGCAGTCCACTTCTACTTCAAACGGAGATGGAGCCGTGAGAAATTTGTTGCTAGTCTTGATGCAGTCGAG GAAAGGGAGACTGTGGAAGAAACGAATGAAGAAGTCCATGTAACACCTCATATTGAACCTTATCCCAGTTCTACAGAG GATGAAGAAGACATTAACGTGTACATTAGTTTGATGTCGAGGCCAATGGCTCTGGATGGATTTAAGTTAGAAGAG aaaacTCAAGAACATGTGCAAGAAAAACATTTGCCTGGCAAAGTAATTGAACACGTTGTCATGGAAACTTCTATAAAGAATGAAATATTTGCTGCATACCCTCAAATGGAACCACTG ACAAAAGAAAGTAACTCAGGCGAAGAGAGGAAGATTAAGAAACAACAAAAGAAAAGACAAAGTTTCCTACGCCGTTTATTTGGTCGTTAA